The nucleotide window TGCTGACGGGGCTGGTGGTGGCGACGCTTGCCGCGCGGCACCACGGCGAACGCCGGAAAGGGGGCTGAGATGCGCGACCTGACGATTGGCCTCGATTGCGGCACGGGCGGCGCGCGGGCGCTGGTCACCGATGCGGCGGGACGGGTGCTGGCAATGGCGGTGCGGGACTATCCGACCGCGCACCCCCATCCCGGCTGGGCCACGCAAAGCCCTGCCGACTGGTGGGGAGCGGCCTGCGGCGCGGTGCGCGCGGCCCTGGCGCAGGGCGGGATTGCGCCCGGGCGGGTGGCCGCGATCTGCGCCACGGGCACCTCTTCGACAATGGTCGCTCTGGATACGGGGTTGCAGCCGCTGGGGGATGCAATCCTGTGGATGGATTGCCGCGCCTCGCCGCAGGCGCGCCGGATAGAGGCGACGGGCCACCCTGCCTTGCGCCGCAGCCGGGCCGGGGTCAGCGCCGAAACCGCGCTGCCCAAGATCCTGTGGGTGAAGGACACTGCGCCGGCCCTCTACGACCGCAGCCGCTGGTTCGTCGAGATGGCCGATTACCTGGCGCTGCGGCTGTCCGGAGAGCTGACCCTGGGCCAGAACCAGACTATCAACCGCTGGTTCTACGACCCCCGCACCGGCTGGCCCGAGGATTTTCTGGCGGCGATGGGCCTGGGCGGAATCACCGCCCGCTTCCCCGCCCGTATGCCTGCCGTGGGCGAGGTGATCGGGCCCCTGCAGCCAGAGGCCGCTGCAGCCCTAGGGCTGGACCCTGAAACGCGGGTGGTGGCGGGCGGCACCGATGCCTATGTGGCGATGGTCGGACTGAACACCCTGCGCCCCGGTGAGACGGCGCTGATAACCGGCACCTCGCATCTGGTGCTGCCCGTCGTGGCCGAGGATGCCGAGGTCGAGGGTCTGTTCGGGCCGCACCCCGATTGCGTGACCAAGGGTGTTTTCGTGATGGAGGGCGGGCAGGTTTCGTCGGGTGCGCTTCTGCGCTGGTGGCATGACCTGCTGCATCAGGGGCAGGACTGCTACGACGTCCTGCTGGCTGCGGCGCAGACGGTGCCGCCGGGGGCCTGCGGTCTGGTCGTGCTGGACTTCTGGCAGGGCAATCGCAACCCCTTCACAGATTACGATTTGCAGGGCGCCATCTGGGGCCTGACACTGAAACATGGCCAGGCCGAGATCACTCGGGCGCTGATGGAATCGGTGGCACTGGGCACGGCCAACATTCTGGACCGGCTCACGGGCAAGGGCATGGCGGTGTCCAGCATGACGCTGGCGGGCGGGGTGCTGCGCTCTCGCTTCTGGGCGCAGATGCATGCCGATGCCACCAATACCGTGCTGCGCATTCCCGAGGTGAGCGAGGCCACCGCCTTTGGCGCGGCCATTGCCGCTGCCGTGGGAGCAGGTCTGCATCCGTCCCTCGAAACCGCCGCCGATGCAATGGTGCGCATCCGCGACGAGATCCACCCCGACCCCGCCAGCCACGCGCAGTTCCGCGCGCAGCTCGATGTCTATCTGCAGACTCATGCGGCGCTGAAACCGCTGATGCATCGCATGGCTGCCCTAACCCAGGCCGCGGCGGCCTCCGCCGCCTAGACTGGCTTGCCTCACCCCAGACCCCTCGCCTCTGCGGCCCTTGGCCGCGGACAGGCCCCTTGTTGCCAGATGAAAGGATGAATCATGGCCCATATCGGAGATCTCATTG belongs to Frigidibacter mobilis and includes:
- a CDS encoding FGGY-family carbohydrate kinase; the encoded protein is MRDLTIGLDCGTGGARALVTDAAGRVLAMAVRDYPTAHPHPGWATQSPADWWGAACGAVRAALAQGGIAPGRVAAICATGTSSTMVALDTGLQPLGDAILWMDCRASPQARRIEATGHPALRRSRAGVSAETALPKILWVKDTAPALYDRSRWFVEMADYLALRLSGELTLGQNQTINRWFYDPRTGWPEDFLAAMGLGGITARFPARMPAVGEVIGPLQPEAAAALGLDPETRVVAGGTDAYVAMVGLNTLRPGETALITGTSHLVLPVVAEDAEVEGLFGPHPDCVTKGVFVMEGGQVSSGALLRWWHDLLHQGQDCYDVLLAAAQTVPPGACGLVVLDFWQGNRNPFTDYDLQGAIWGLTLKHGQAEITRALMESVALGTANILDRLTGKGMAVSSMTLAGGVLRSRFWAQMHADATNTVLRIPEVSEATAFGAAIAAAVGAGLHPSLETAADAMVRIRDEIHPDPASHAQFRAQLDVYLQTHAALKPLMHRMAALTQAAAASAA